The proteins below are encoded in one region of Nitrospirota bacterium:
- a CDS encoding 6-carboxyhexanoate--CoA ligase has translation MSKNIHYSVRMRASKNSVHVSGAEGIYEKDDILNVVKEYTERALTHDKGKADEIRLAVEELKEKPRKISSLPLCTLNTKNPEAVRKAVFKILATIGITERAIEEAFTSLNIGITMRGAMLMDIEGVRLEPDLLRGVRVTRMGITKNADAVLSKQLAKLGLKNDTVQEALILASKVHKYPMVLGELCISDDPNYTTGYIASRSFGYIRLPHIKKRGLPYGGRAFFITGGEVKELIKYLQTTPVLIDNIKPCEGTLTLKEILERKSHRKSHSR, from the coding sequence ATGTCAAAAAACATTCACTACAGCGTAAGGATGAGGGCGTCTAAGAACAGTGTTCATGTTTCAGGCGCCGAGGGAATATATGAAAAAGACGATATCCTCAATGTCGTCAAAGAATATACTGAAAGGGCCTTGACCCATGACAAAGGAAAGGCGGATGAAATACGCCTTGCAGTAGAGGAACTTAAAGAAAAACCGCGCAAGATATCTTCCCTGCCGCTTTGCACTTTAAATACAAAAAACCCTGAGGCGGTCAGGAAGGCGGTGTTCAAGATCCTCGCGACTATCGGAATAACCGAACGGGCGATTGAGGAGGCCTTCACATCCCTCAATATCGGCATAACGATGAGGGGTGCGATGTTAATGGACATCGAAGGGGTGAGGCTTGAACCGGACCTTTTGCGCGGGGTGCGGGTCACGCGAATGGGCATCACAAAAAATGCGGATGCCGTGCTCTCAAAACAGTTGGCCAAACTCGGCCTCAAAAATGACACCGTTCAAGAGGCCCTTATTCTGGCAAGCAAGGTCCACAAATACCCGATGGTCCTTGGGGAACTGTGCATATCCGATGACCCGAATTATACGACAGGTTATATTGCCTCCCGAAGCTTCGGATACATCCGGCTTCCGCACATTAAAAAGAGGGGCCTACCCTATGGAGGCAGGGCGTTCTTTATCACAGGCGGGGAAGTGAAGGAGCTTATCAAGTACCTCCAGACAACGCCTGTCCTGATCGACAATATTAAACCCTGCGAGGGGACCTTAACATTAAAGGAAATCCTTGAACGTAAGTCTCATCGTAAATCCCATAGCCGGTAA
- a CDS encoding long-chain fatty acid--CoA ligase — MTLSALLSKRAREIPDKICLKFEKKKFTFSDTDRLVSVTSGGLRTLGLKHQDRVAILMDNCPEYIISYFAILRAGGVVVPLNTFLTPGEISYILNDSACKILIYNIRFLSHVEKINNAIPGLKVFMFDEIPVNPPVPPLVKGGSDLDENEVAVFLYTSGTTGFPKGAMLSHRNLLTNAESCMKAMEVSGSDRILLFLPLFHSFSFTVCVILPIFAGAQIILLVSVKPFSKVINSIFIDRITLFVAIPTIYNILSRKKMPFFLRFFFKFLVNIRACISGAAALPADTINAFEKRFSIPLIEGYGLTEASPVVAVNPLRGVRKPSSVGLPVPGVEVAVVGEDGKNLPAGETGELIVRGANVMRGYYNKEKETEEVLKSGWLYTGDMAKIDSDGYIYIVDRKKDLIIIDGMNMYPREVEEHLIQHPSVEECAMVGIPDGRGSEIPVLFIKNKDNTVINESDIRGYLKGRFARYKIPKRIIFIEEFPKTATGKIKKTELRKWKI, encoded by the coding sequence ATGACACTGAGCGCGTTGTTATCAAAACGGGCAAGGGAAATTCCGGATAAAATTTGTCTAAAGTTTGAGAAGAAAAAATTCACCTTCTCAGATACAGACAGGCTTGTCAGCGTCACCTCCGGCGGGTTAAGGACCTTGGGATTAAAACATCAGGACCGGGTTGCGATCTTAATGGACAACTGCCCTGAATACATAATCTCATATTTTGCAATCCTCAGGGCGGGCGGAGTTGTTGTTCCTTTAAATACATTTCTCACCCCTGGTGAAATATCCTATATTCTCAATGATTCCGCCTGTAAGATTCTGATCTACAATATCAGGTTTTTGTCTCATGTAGAAAAAATTAATAATGCTATTCCCGGGTTGAAGGTTTTTATGTTTGATGAGATACCTGTAAACCCTCCCGTCCCACCTTTAGTAAAGGGTGGATCGGATTTGGATGAAAATGAAGTCGCTGTGTTTTTATATACCTCAGGCACAACGGGATTTCCCAAAGGGGCCATGCTCAGCCACAGAAATCTCCTGACAAATGCTGAGTCGTGCATGAAGGCAATGGAGGTTTCAGGAAGTGACAGGATATTGCTCTTTCTCCCATTGTTTCATTCATTCAGCTTCACGGTCTGCGTTATATTGCCGATATTCGCCGGGGCCCAAATAATACTGCTGGTGTCTGTAAAGCCGTTTTCAAAGGTCATAAACAGTATTTTCATAGACAGGATAACCCTCTTTGTCGCGATCCCAACGATATACAATATTCTCTCCAGAAAGAAGATGCCTTTCTTTCTGAGGTTCTTTTTTAAGTTCCTCGTTAATATCAGGGCGTGCATATCAGGAGCGGCAGCGCTGCCCGCGGATACGATCAATGCGTTTGAGAAACGCTTCAGTATCCCGTTGATCGAGGGATACGGGCTTACCGAGGCATCTCCTGTGGTGGCCGTAAACCCGCTGAGAGGTGTACGGAAGCCTTCCTCCGTGGGCCTGCCTGTCCCGGGGGTTGAAGTTGCGGTTGTCGGGGAAGACGGCAAAAACCTGCCGGCCGGAGAAACCGGGGAGCTGATCGTAAGAGGCGCTAACGTTATGCGGGGATATTACAACAAGGAAAAAGAAACTGAAGAGGTCTTAAAGAGCGGCTGGCTTTATACCGGCGACATGGCAAAGATTGATTCAGACGGGTATATCTATATTGTCGACAGAAAAAAGGACCTTATCATCATCGACGGGATGAATATGTATCCGAGGGAAGTAGAAGAGCATCTAATTCAACACCCATCGGTTGAGGAATGCGCGATGGTTGGGATACCAGACGGCAGAGGCTCGGAGATACCGGTGCTTTTCATAAAAAACAAAGACAATACAGTCATTAACGAGAGTGACATAAGAGGTTATTTGAAGGGCCGCTTTGCGCGGTATAAGATACCAAAGAGGATAATTTTTATTGAGGAATTTCCCAAAACAGCTACCGGAAAGATTAAAAAGACTGAATTGCGAAAATGGAAAATATGA
- a CDS encoding FAD-dependent thymidylate synthase: MKVILLRHTPDPEETVAMAAKLCYSPSDIESLKDKIETKDQKAFVEKLVKMGHMSPIEHAVFTFAVEGISRACSHQLVRHRLASYSQQSQRYVSEEAGFDYIIPPVIKENKELKKVFLSSMEDAQQAYNGMVKKLNELGITGESANQDARFLLPNAAETKIMMTMNARELLHFFKQRCCNRAQWEIRKMAEEMLKLVKKAAPTIFHKAGPGCLYTPCPEGDYTCGKIKEVRERYGLKKGTH; this comes from the coding sequence TTGAAAGTCATTCTTCTGCGTCATACGCCGGACCCGGAGGAGACAGTAGCAATGGCTGCTAAGCTCTGTTACAGTCCCTCGGATATTGAATCCCTGAAAGATAAAATTGAAACTAAAGACCAGAAGGCCTTCGTTGAAAAGCTTGTGAAGATGGGACACATGAGTCCCATTGAACACGCTGTTTTTACATTTGCCGTTGAAGGGATTTCCCGCGCCTGCTCGCACCAGCTTGTAAGGCACCGCCTTGCCTCTTACAGCCAGCAGTCGCAAAGATACGTCAGCGAGGAGGCTGGCTTTGATTATATCATCCCGCCTGTTATCAAGGAGAACAAAGAATTAAAAAAGGTCTTCCTCTCCTCTATGGAAGATGCTCAGCAGGCTTATAACGGGATGGTCAAAAAGTTGAACGAATTGGGAATAACAGGAGAGTCCGCCAATCAGGACGCGCGCTTCCTGCTGCCGAATGCTGCTGAGACAAAGATCATGATGACCATGAACGCAAGAGAGCTTCTGCACTTCTTCAAACAGAGATGCTGCAACCGCGCCCAGTGGGAGATAAGAAAAATGGCGGAGGAGATGCTGAAGCTCGTCAAAAAAGCCGCGCCCACGATATTTCATAAAGCCGGCCCTGGCTGTCTATACACCCCCTGCCCTGAAGGCGATTATACCTGCGGCAAGATAAAAGAGGTCAGGGAAAGATACGGCCTCAAAAAGGGGACCCATTAA
- the bioB gene encoding biotin synthase BioB: MQSSGNRTQTMEQGTDRQTALYLSQRTGPEIYELFASANRTREKFRGNKVDLCSIINAKSGACPEDCSFCAQSAHNKTTAAVYPLVDKAKILQAARSASQQGVKRFCIVTSGKKTSGKDLKEICGFIREIRGLGLLPCATLGILEHEELAELKDAGLHRYHHNLETSEAFFSEICTTHTYMDKIKTIESAKALGLSICSGGIFGLGESWEDRIDMAFALKEIGVDSVPVNFFTPVSGTPLSNREQLDPLEALKIIAIYRLILPDRGIRVCGGRPATLRDLNSHIFLAGADGLLIGNYLTTTGRNPADDLQMIKDMGFEI; the protein is encoded by the coding sequence ATGCAGAGCTCAGGAAACAGGACCCAGACTATGGAACAAGGGACCGACAGGCAGACCGCCCTTTACCTGTCACAGCGGACAGGTCCCGAAATTTATGAACTTTTTGCATCAGCAAACAGGACAAGAGAAAAATTCCGGGGCAATAAGGTCGATCTGTGCTCCATTATTAACGCGAAGTCAGGAGCCTGTCCCGAAGACTGTTCTTTTTGCGCTCAATCCGCACACAATAAAACAACTGCCGCGGTTTATCCCCTTGTGGACAAAGCCAAAATCCTCCAGGCCGCAAGGTCGGCGAGTCAGCAGGGCGTCAAACGGTTCTGCATTGTTACCAGCGGGAAAAAAACTTCAGGTAAAGATCTAAAAGAGATTTGCGGCTTCATTCGTGAAATAAGAGGCCTGGGGCTTCTGCCATGCGCCACTCTCGGTATACTGGAACATGAGGAGCTTGCGGAGTTGAAAGATGCGGGACTTCACCGTTACCATCACAACCTCGAAACCTCCGAGGCCTTTTTCAGCGAAATATGCACCACTCACACTTACATGGATAAGATAAAGACCATCGAATCCGCAAAGGCCCTTGGGCTTTCCATTTGCAGCGGCGGCATATTCGGACTCGGTGAATCATGGGAAGACCGCATTGACATGGCGTTTGCGCTAAAAGAGATCGGCGTTGATTCAGTGCCGGTGAATTTCTTCACCCCCGTCAGCGGCACCCCTCTGTCAAACAGGGAGCAGCTTGACCCTCTGGAAGCCTTGAAGATAATAGCGATCTACAGGCTTATCCTTCCAGACAGGGGGATAAGGGTTTGCGGCGGCAGGCCGGCTACCCTGAGGGATTTGAACTCGCACATATTTCTTGCCGGGGCCGATGGGCTTTTGATAGGGAACTATCTCACTACAACCGGGAGAAACCCTGCGGATGACCTGCAGATGATCAAAGATATGGGGTTTGAAATATAA
- the hrcA gene encoding heat-inducible transcription repressor HrcA — translation METLDERRKKILCAIIQSHIDLNIPIGSFFITQQFSVGLSSATIRNTMAKLEELGYISQPHTSAGRVPTEKGYRFFVSTLLEEQTLAGNSELSDELSGKLMLAEKDNGKIVKEAANTLSLFSHYLALAIPPKTEDIVLKHIKFIKYEDRKVLAVLVSEEGMISNKIIELDRIYSQKQLDNASNYLNGKFHGLTIKIIREEITGQLHLDKAACDRLIANLIALCREVFTSETEDFTLNVLSGASNLPDFATMKQIKEILRAIEDKHFMLKLLHQMSGSHGTQVFVGMEHILPSLRELSLVISTYRDGKQANGAIGIIGPTRMNYKKLIPMVDHTARALTRILTEI, via the coding sequence ATGGAAACCCTTGACGAAAGACGTAAAAAAATACTCTGTGCAATAATACAAAGCCACATCGACCTTAACATCCCGATAGGCTCGTTCTTTATAACCCAACAGTTCTCAGTCGGCTTGTCCTCCGCTACCATTCGAAATACGATGGCGAAATTGGAAGAACTGGGCTATATTTCGCAACCTCACACCTCTGCGGGAAGGGTGCCGACTGAAAAAGGATACAGGTTTTTTGTGAGCACACTTTTAGAGGAGCAGACATTGGCAGGTAATTCGGAGCTTTCTGACGAGCTGTCAGGCAAACTCATGCTTGCAGAAAAGGACAACGGCAAGATCGTAAAAGAAGCGGCAAATACCCTTTCTTTATTTTCGCATTATCTCGCGCTTGCGATCCCGCCGAAAACAGAGGACATCGTTTTGAAGCACATCAAGTTTATCAAGTATGAAGACAGAAAGGTCCTGGCCGTCCTGGTGTCTGAAGAGGGGATGATCAGCAACAAGATCATCGAGCTCGACAGGATATATTCACAGAAACAGCTTGATAATGCGTCCAATTACCTGAACGGCAAATTTCATGGATTAACGATAAAGATAATAAGGGAGGAGATAACGGGCCAGCTTCACCTGGACAAGGCGGCCTGCGACCGGTTGATCGCCAACCTGATCGCGCTCTGCAGGGAGGTATTTACGTCGGAGACTGAAGACTTCACACTGAACGTGCTTTCCGGCGCGTCCAACCTCCCGGACTTCGCGACAATGAAACAGATAAAGGAAATCCTCAGAGCTATTGAAGACAAACATTTTATGCTAAAATTACTTCATCAAATGAGTGGCTCTCATGGCACTCAGGTATTCGTGGGAATGGAACATATTCTCCCTTCACTGAGGGAACTGAGCTTGGTAATTTCCACCTACAGGGACGGAAAGCAGGCCAACGGGGCCATCGGGATAATAGGCCCGACAAGGATGAACTATAAAAAATTGATCCCGATGGTGGACCATACCGCCAGGGCATTAACAAGGATATTAACAGAAATCTAA
- a CDS encoding PilZ domain-containing protein, with product MERRAFERIDTNITARFFFGNMFYNGNILNISERGMLINTRRCLPSESMFVVIIRLESKLLKVVAKVRRLKKGNGHYDGMGVELLSTSVEYLDFIKSLKSVKSFTNLS from the coding sequence ATGGAACGAAGAGCTTTTGAGAGAATAGACACGAACATTACCGCAAGATTTTTCTTCGGTAATATGTTTTACAATGGAAATATCTTAAACATTTCCGAAAGGGGAATGTTGATAAATACCCGGAGATGTCTTCCCTCTGAATCAATGTTCGTTGTGATCATACGTCTGGAAAGTAAGCTTCTAAAGGTGGTTGCCAAGGTCAGGCGTTTAAAAAAAGGCAATGGTCATTACGACGGTATGGGGGTTGAGCTTTTAAGTACGTCTGTTGAATATCTGGATTTCATCAAAAGTTTAAAGAGTGTGAAGTCCTTCACAAACTTATCGTAG
- a CDS encoding diacylglycerol kinase family lipid kinase, producing the protein MNVSLIVNPIAGNRAYRSIEKIERLIKKRASLTTFITKKKGDAFQFAKSLSGVDRIITVGGDGTLNEVINGVLSPEKADPANVPLALIPLGTTNVLAKELLIPEDIESALELALTGPARKICLGRINGRYFASMAGIGFDAEAVLGVKNNLIKKISGKAAHVVSGFKVLTKYNPPLINIKTPENELTGYTVVAGNAKNYGGQFSITPHASIIEPLLEVCIFKGKTRKDLLRFIIGVISGRHLKFKDISCQKTSGLELTSGGEVHVQVDGDYFGTLPAKIDVVKDALYFVW; encoded by the coding sequence TTGAACGTAAGTCTCATCGTAAATCCCATAGCCGGTAACAGGGCATACAGGTCTATTGAAAAAATTGAGAGACTGATAAAGAAAAGGGCATCTCTCACCACCTTCATTACCAAAAAAAAAGGAGACGCCTTTCAATTCGCAAAAAGTCTCTCCGGCGTTGACCGCATCATAACCGTCGGAGGCGACGGCACATTGAATGAAGTGATCAACGGCGTCCTTTCCCCGGAGAAAGCAGATCCGGCAAATGTCCCCCTGGCCCTTATTCCGCTTGGGACTACAAATGTCCTTGCAAAAGAACTCCTCATCCCTGAGGACATTGAAAGCGCTCTCGAGCTCGCGCTGACCGGCCCTGCTCGAAAGATCTGTCTTGGAAGGATCAACGGCCGGTATTTTGCGTCAATGGCGGGGATCGGTTTTGACGCAGAGGCTGTATTGGGCGTTAAAAATAACCTGATAAAAAAAATCTCCGGCAAGGCCGCGCATGTCGTTTCAGGATTTAAGGTCTTAACAAAATATAATCCTCCGCTCATAAATATTAAAACCCCTGAGAATGAACTTACCGGCTACACGGTTGTCGCAGGTAATGCGAAGAATTACGGCGGGCAATTTTCAATTACTCCACATGCATCCATCATCGAACCACTTCTTGAGGTGTGTATCTTCAAAGGCAAAACAAGAAAAGACCTTCTGCGGTTTATCATCGGGGTAATCAGCGGAAGGCATTTGAAATTCAAAGATATCTCATGTCAAAAAACTTCAGGACTCGAACTCACATCCGGCGGCGAAGTCCATGTCCAGGTAGACGGCGACTACTTCGGGACACTGCCCGCAAAGATTGACGTTGTGAAGGACGCGCTCTATTTTGTCTGGTGA
- a CDS encoding universal stress protein: MYKKILAAVNEFSNSEIASRYAITLAKSSHAKLYLVFVAEEKIEKDKLRHAEAALERLFSEARNTGVDVESITECGEPVRKIKELVKEHDIDIVFTATRREDVKKRFFVRTIARQLMMKLPCSVAMVRVVKMGGIHLKNILVPVRGRITGLKEKAYFVAKLAEGSGSSVTLFHLHKPGASFFQGEKHLKPVQRDEYIPKDVEEFREHLNKYKIPYERKTGLGSVARAITIEAAHRRNDLIVMGASDRSLLISIVKGNPVENVLRETPCNLIIFRARKS; the protein is encoded by the coding sequence ATGTACAAAAAGATTCTTGCGGCTGTAAATGAATTTTCAAATTCGGAGATAGCCTCGCGGTATGCGATAACGCTCGCGAAATCTTCTCACGCAAAACTTTATCTCGTGTTTGTTGCTGAAGAGAAGATAGAAAAGGACAAATTGCGTCATGCCGAGGCCGCGCTTGAGAGGCTCTTTTCAGAAGCCAGGAATACCGGTGTTGACGTTGAAAGTATTACGGAATGCGGCGAACCAGTCAGGAAGATAAAAGAATTAGTAAAGGAGCATGACATAGATATTGTCTTTACCGCCACGAGGAGAGAAGACGTAAAGAAACGCTTTTTTGTAAGGACCATCGCGAGACAACTTATGATGAAGCTGCCCTGTTCGGTTGCGATGGTAAGGGTAGTGAAGATGGGGGGGATACACCTTAAAAACATTCTCGTGCCTGTTCGCGGCAGGATAACCGGCCTCAAAGAAAAGGCATACTTCGTTGCAAAACTTGCGGAAGGCTCAGGCTCCAGTGTGACGCTTTTCCATCTGCATAAGCCAGGCGCAAGTTTCTTTCAGGGGGAGAAACACTTAAAGCCCGTTCAGAGAGATGAATATATTCCAAAAGATGTTGAGGAATTCCGGGAACATTTAAACAAATACAAAATACCGTATGAAAGGAAGACAGGACTTGGCAGCGTTGCAAGGGCAATAACAATAGAGGCCGCGCACAGGAGGAATGACCTTATTGTAATGGGAGCAAGCGACAGAAGTCTCCTGATCTCCATTGTAAAGGGAAATCCTGTAGAAAATGTTTTACGCGAGACCCCGTGCAACCTGATAATTTTCAGGGCAAGAAAAAGCTGA